A window of Paenibacillus sp. 19GGS1-52 contains these coding sequences:
- a CDS encoding aspartate aminotransferase family protein, translating into MDIKAYQRTEGDINLSIERERWQESHLSRQTRDVLEEDSRYFLHQSMSSPCLNVITNAEGIYLEDLDGRKYMDFHGNSVHQVGYKNSYVIDAVKKQMDDLPFLPRRYTNPVAVQLARKLVELAPGDLNKVLFTPGGTSAIGIAMKLVRKATGNFKTISTWDSFHGASLDAISVGGEGIFRNHMGPLLPGTEHMMPYNSYRSFYGDADHDGSKTLDYLEYMLKRETDVGAVIMEPVRSTDVQIPPKAYFQRLRQLCDQYGVLLVLDEIPTALGRTGKMFVHEHYDIIPDIVVIGKGLGGGLFPMAGIIAREGLDVAHDISLGHYTHEKSSVGCAAALATIEYIEQNGLLEHAERMGVVLERELMAMKNRHEVIGDVRVIGMLAAIELVTDRQTKEEAVEGAEKVMYRCMEMGLSFKVSNGNVLTLVPPLITTQEQLEQALYYIEKAISEVFTP; encoded by the coding sequence ATGGATATTAAAGCATATCAGAGAACTGAAGGAGATATTAATCTATCGATAGAACGCGAGCGCTGGCAAGAATCACATTTAAGTCGCCAAACTAGGGATGTTCTAGAAGAAGACAGTCGTTACTTTCTGCATCAATCGATGTCTTCGCCTTGTCTGAATGTGATAACCAATGCGGAAGGCATCTATTTAGAAGATTTAGACGGTCGCAAATATATGGACTTTCACGGCAACAGCGTGCATCAGGTTGGATATAAGAACAGTTATGTTATCGATGCCGTTAAGAAGCAAATGGATGATCTACCTTTTCTGCCACGGCGTTATACGAATCCGGTTGCGGTTCAATTGGCACGCAAGCTTGTTGAGTTGGCGCCAGGTGATCTGAATAAGGTGCTATTCACACCTGGTGGTACAAGTGCCATTGGAATTGCCATGAAGCTTGTTCGTAAAGCAACGGGCAATTTCAAAACAATCTCTACTTGGGACTCCTTCCACGGTGCTAGCCTAGATGCGATTTCTGTAGGAGGAGAGGGCATATTTCGAAACCACATGGGCCCTCTGTTACCAGGAACAGAGCATATGATGCCCTATAATTCCTATCGCAGTTTCTACGGAGATGCCGATCATGACGGCTCGAAAACGCTTGATTATCTCGAGTATATGCTGAAGCGGGAGACCGATGTTGGAGCAGTCATCATGGAGCCGGTCCGCAGCACAGATGTTCAGATTCCACCCAAAGCGTACTTCCAACGGTTACGTCAATTATGCGATCAATACGGTGTTCTGCTAGTGTTGGACGAAATTCCGACAGCACTCGGGAGAACAGGCAAAATGTTCGTTCACGAGCATTACGATATTATTCCGGATATTGTTGTTATTGGAAAAGGACTTGGAGGCGGATTATTTCCAATGGCGGGCATTATTGCTCGTGAAGGCTTGGATGTTGCTCACGATATTTCCCTCGGGCATTATACCCATGAGAAGAGCTCTGTGGGTTGTGCCGCTGCTTTGGCGACAATCGAATATATTGAGCAGAACGGACTACTTGAACACGCTGAGCGAATGGGTGTTGTTCTAGAGCGGGAGCTGATGGCTATGAAGAATAGACATGAAGTCATTGGGGATGTTCGAGTGATTGGAATGCTCGCGGCAATTGAGTTAGTTACTGATCGCCAAACGAAGGAAGAGGCAGTAGAGGGCGCTGAAAAGGTTATGTACCGCTGTATGGAGATGGGTTTAAGCTTTAAGGTTTCTAATGGCAACGTATTAACCTTGGTTCCGCCCCTAATTACGACCCAAGAACAGCTGGAACAGGCCCTTTATTATATTGAAAAGGCGATTTCAGAAGTTTTCACACCATAA
- a CDS encoding extracellular solute-binding protein — MRTKLSMLFVVLLGLTLVLGACSANNNTGEQTASAADVQQNAGAKETIKISVGEDDYGARMLNYAAAFKALNAELVAEGKNVEVVEDILPAVGDDELVLQAQAGQWRDISMNSSLDIGWELDAGLIQPIDWLKDSEVFKTLPKNLWDIMEYQGHVYGAIQDMDASPLYINKTALKALGWSDADIKGLPDRVLKGDFTMDDMLNIATEAVEKKVTKYGLVSDGLDNISVQDINNQIMGFEPYDQEQSKVIFDKKGITDTYSFWKKGIDSGAITKDFAALEDVGFGYFVNGDVMFFIGGTGSYNNMKEAYGKSDKEFEDWFYANNTFSLIPAGIKGGKPGSLANPRLYYVSSKVDEKKMPYVQRIIELAMAPNLQMDHTIASGKLPVTRSGQEDPRFSESRFLNDVAYMLDYTKVRPPHLAYPSYLQQQIKGLEALMVKGATVEEAYALFEGNYKQGVEQDQVIFR; from the coding sequence ATGCGCACCAAATTATCCATGTTGTTTGTAGTATTGCTAGGATTGACTTTAGTATTGGGAGCATGCAGTGCGAATAACAATACTGGGGAACAAACAGCTTCTGCAGCAGATGTTCAGCAAAACGCTGGTGCTAAAGAAACTATTAAAATTAGCGTAGGCGAGGATGATTACGGCGCTCGGATGTTAAACTATGCAGCCGCTTTTAAAGCATTAAATGCAGAGTTAGTTGCAGAAGGCAAAAATGTTGAAGTAGTAGAAGACATCTTGCCAGCCGTGGGTGATGATGAGCTTGTTCTACAGGCTCAAGCCGGTCAATGGCGCGATATTTCCATGAATTCAAGTCTGGATATCGGCTGGGAATTGGATGCAGGACTTATTCAACCGATTGATTGGCTTAAGGACTCGGAAGTATTTAAAACACTTCCAAAAAATTTGTGGGATATCATGGAATACCAAGGACATGTATATGGTGCGATCCAGGATATGGATGCTTCCCCTTTGTATATAAACAAAACAGCTTTGAAAGCACTGGGTTGGTCTGATGCTGATATTAAGGGGCTTCCGGATCGTGTGCTTAAAGGTGATTTTACGATGGATGATATGTTGAACATTGCCACTGAAGCCGTTGAGAAAAAAGTGACGAAATACGGCCTGGTTAGTGATGGACTAGATAACATCAGTGTTCAGGATATCAACAATCAAATCATGGGCTTTGAGCCTTATGATCAGGAACAAAGTAAAGTGATTTTTGATAAAAAAGGCATTACAGATACTTATAGTTTTTGGAAAAAAGGAATTGATAGTGGAGCAATCACGAAGGATTTTGCCGCATTGGAAGATGTTGGATTTGGATATTTTGTTAATGGGGATGTCATGTTTTTCATTGGTGGTACCGGATCCTACAATAATATGAAAGAAGCTTATGGGAAATCGGATAAGGAATTCGAGGATTGGTTCTATGCCAACAATACCTTCAGTCTGATTCCGGCTGGAATTAAGGGTGGTAAACCGGGTTCACTGGCGAATCCGCGTCTGTATTACGTAAGTTCCAAGGTAGATGAGAAGAAAATGCCTTATGTACAACGTATCATTGAATTAGCAATGGCTCCAAATTTACAAATGGATCATACCATTGCATCGGGTAAGTTGCCAGTAACAAGATCGGGGCAGGAAGATCCACGGTTTAGTGAGTCCAGATTCTTAAATGATGTAGCTTACATGTTGGATTATACCAAAGTACGTCCGCCGCATCTTGCCTACCCTAGTTATTTGCAACAACAAATTAAAGGTCTTGAGGCACTGATGGTTAAAGGTGCGACGGTAGAAGAAGCCTATGCGTTATTCGAAGGAAATTATAAACAAGGTGTTGAGCAGGATCAAGTCATTTTCAGATAG
- a CDS encoding HAD family hydrolase, with the protein MEQKNLIIFLDCGDTIIDEGTEIRDGEDTVIRGKVIPGADLMVKTLAERGYRLAIVADGTAQSFKNLLTQHDLYDCFETLIYSETIKASKPSVRMFKAALGAMDLSERDCSRIIMVGNNLSRDVKGANQMGITSVFLSWTTRYPKVPTDDLEVPNYTISTPLELIDLVEELNHKLNVQAI; encoded by the coding sequence GTGGAGCAGAAGAACTTAATTATTTTTTTGGATTGTGGAGATACAATCATTGATGAGGGAACCGAAATACGCGATGGAGAGGATACCGTTATTCGTGGAAAGGTGATTCCTGGAGCAGATCTGATGGTGAAGACACTAGCGGAACGGGGATACAGACTTGCCATCGTAGCTGATGGAACCGCTCAATCTTTTAAGAATTTACTCACTCAGCATGATCTGTACGATTGCTTTGAAACGCTGATTTATTCAGAGACGATAAAAGCCTCCAAGCCGAGTGTTCGAATGTTCAAGGCAGCGCTGGGTGCAATGGATCTGAGTGAGCGGGATTGCTCCAGAATCATAATGGTAGGAAATAATCTCAGCAGAGATGTTAAAGGAGCCAATCAAATGGGGATTACGAGCGTCTTTTTAAGCTGGACGACAAGATATCCCAAAGTCCCTACGGACGATCTTGAAGTACCGAATTATACGATTAGTACCCCACTCGAGTTGATCGATCTGGTGGAGGAACTTAATCACAAATTAAATGTTCAGGCAATATAA
- the phnX gene encoding phosphonoacetaldehyde hydrolase, which yields MKVQGVILDWAGTTVDYGCMAPVHVFFDIFRMIGIEPTIEEVRAPMGSLKWDHIKMMLEMPRISRLFEEKMERPFTDSDVDQLHDAFEPKLLEILPRFAEPIEHVVDTVQQLRGLGLRIGGTTGYNDAMMQIVASKAELNGYAPDYWLTPDSVKGRGRPYPYMIYANMIQLDLGMPSQIVKVGDTKSDMQEARNAGVWAVGIVKGSSILGLTQEEVNEMEPATLKNLVEAAKQQFMEYGAHYVIEDMSQLPKLIEAINITLLGGGRPHGY from the coding sequence ATGAAAGTACAAGGTGTTATTTTGGATTGGGCAGGAACAACGGTTGATTATGGATGTATGGCTCCCGTGCATGTGTTCTTCGATATTTTCCGAATGATAGGAATCGAACCAACAATAGAAGAAGTACGGGCACCAATGGGGTCCTTGAAATGGGATCATATTAAAATGATGCTGGAAATGCCGCGGATAAGCAGATTGTTTGAAGAAAAGATGGAGCGTCCATTCACCGATAGCGATGTGGATCAGTTACACGATGCTTTTGAACCCAAATTGCTTGAAATCTTACCTCGATTCGCCGAACCTATTGAGCATGTTGTCGATACTGTGCAGCAGCTTAGGGGATTAGGGTTGCGGATTGGTGGGACGACAGGATATAACGACGCCATGATGCAAATAGTCGCAAGCAAGGCAGAGCTGAACGGTTACGCACCAGATTACTGGCTGACTCCTGATTCGGTCAAGGGCAGAGGACGTCCGTATCCTTATATGATCTACGCCAATATGATTCAACTGGATCTGGGTATGCCTTCACAAATCGTTAAAGTCGGAGATACGAAGTCAGACATGCAAGAGGCCAGAAACGCCGGGGTATGGGCAGTTGGCATCGTTAAAGGCAGCTCTATATTAGGTTTGACGCAGGAAGAAGTTAACGAGATGGAGCCAGCTACTTTGAAGAACCTAGTTGAAGCAGCCAAGCAGCAGTTTATGGAGTACGGAGCGCATTATGTCATCGAGGATATGTCACAACTGCCTAAACTCATCGAAGCCATTAACATCACTTTGCTGGGAGGAGGCAGACCTCATGGATATTAA
- a CDS encoding MATE family efflux transporter — protein MNALDMQFRKDMKRLVIPSILQMLLGNSFSLINTLMVGGLGDTAIAITAAVGQISFILGMLLTAIYGISAYITQFFGKEDFMNVKKSFGLMLISSLILSSIVFMLVSMFKGPLISLFIKDEAAIAYGIHYLSVIAFVFLINAIKDVYSNALGSIGKVKLTLIVGIMAMFVNILLDYALIYGKFGFPRYGIVGAAWSSLVSSMLSAIILLGYVYWNKYYFNVTLTEILSIRWPFIREIYRTTLPLLFHEGLWSVGNMLYAIAFGHLGVAALATYQLALTFNGYFMIGIFGFAYAARVMIGEKLSQVDSGEYLIYARKFTRIALYSGVIVGALILLLNPYIVYLFPNISVAVQTSFRNVMVIQAVVMIMFFLNNLWIVGMFRAGGDNLYTMKLILVTTWLIALPLVFAGVYIFHLSVEIVYMMFVFEEVAKAGIGYFRYRSNKWARNLVRNM, from the coding sequence ATGAACGCTTTAGATATGCAATTTCGTAAAGACATGAAGAGACTGGTCATCCCCTCCATACTTCAGATGCTACTTGGAAATTCATTTTCTTTGATCAATACGCTAATGGTTGGAGGGTTAGGGGACACTGCGATTGCCATAACCGCTGCGGTGGGTCAAATCAGCTTTATTCTCGGGATGCTTCTTACCGCAATTTATGGGATTTCGGCCTATATTACGCAATTTTTCGGCAAAGAAGATTTTATGAATGTTAAAAAATCGTTTGGTCTCATGCTTATCTCAAGTCTCATTCTTTCATCCATTGTATTTATGCTTGTGTCTATGTTTAAAGGACCGCTAATCTCCCTTTTTATAAAAGATGAAGCGGCCATCGCATATGGCATCCACTATTTATCTGTGATCGCATTCGTTTTTCTGATTAACGCTATCAAGGATGTATATAGCAACGCACTGGGTTCTATTGGTAAGGTGAAATTGACTCTGATTGTTGGGATTATGGCTATGTTCGTCAATATTTTACTAGATTATGCGCTTATTTATGGGAAGTTTGGTTTTCCTAGGTACGGTATTGTTGGAGCCGCTTGGTCAAGCTTAGTGTCATCTATGCTCAGTGCGATTATTCTATTAGGTTACGTCTATTGGAACAAATATTATTTCAACGTCACTCTGACAGAAATACTCTCCATTCGGTGGCCATTTATCCGGGAAATATATAGAACAACACTGCCGCTCTTGTTCCATGAAGGCCTGTGGTCAGTTGGGAATATGTTATATGCGATAGCATTCGGTCATTTAGGAGTCGCAGCACTAGCTACTTATCAATTAGCCCTCACGTTTAACGGATATTTCATGATCGGGATTTTCGGATTTGCGTACGCGGCTAGAGTCATGATTGGCGAGAAGCTCAGTCAAGTCGATTCGGGCGAATACCTTATCTATGCACGTAAATTTACACGGATTGCCCTCTATTCGGGTGTAATCGTAGGAGCTCTTATTCTGCTGTTAAATCCGTACATTGTATATCTATTCCCCAATATTAGTGTAGCGGTACAAACCTCATTCCGTAATGTGATGGTTATTCAAGCCGTAGTCATGATCATGTTCTTCTTAAACAACCTGTGGATTGTCGGAATGTTCAGAGCAGGCGGCGATAATCTATACACGATGAAGTTGATTTTGGTCACCACATGGCTGATTGCCCTGCCGTTAGTATTTGCCGGAGTGTATATCTTTCACCTGTCCGTCGAGATCGTGTATATGATGTTCGTCTTCGAGGAAGTTGCGAAGGCTGGAATTGGATATTTCAGATATAGATCGAATAAATGGGCTAGAAATCTTGTCCGCAATATGTAG
- a CDS encoding PspC domain-containing protein: MKKLYRSQGDKKISGLCGGLATWLGIDATIVRLLTAAVALFSLGTAVVLYIIASIIVPKENYSGFNGGPDFY; encoded by the coding sequence ATGAAAAAATTATACCGTTCCCAAGGAGACAAAAAAATCAGTGGTTTGTGTGGAGGCCTAGCTACCTGGCTCGGCATTGACGCTACCATTGTAAGACTTCTAACCGCGGCTGTTGCCTTGTTCAGTCTTGGTACAGCAGTTGTTCTCTATATCATCGCTAGTATTATTGTTCCAAAAGAGAATTATAGCGGTTTCAATGGCGGACCAGACTTCTATTAA
- a CDS encoding PspA/IM30 family protein yields MMSIFDRIATLTKAAINEGLNKLEDPILLTGQYLRDLEEGIITLERDERDLKAAAAVLEQRKQEYQLLADRSEAEAVTSMGQGNEDAARFAVLAKLKYMESAQECATGLEETRHRLASLEANIHSAKEEHTRLKAKRNELAARARKAAGKTSPPNTGHGQGHNVRGRVHNLNTSAASRGFERMEDKITEWEAAAANLFHPSDTTAESKNINADSALNSVVDAELERIRARKNDSNK; encoded by the coding sequence ATGATGAGTATATTCGATAGAATCGCCACCCTAACCAAAGCAGCAATCAACGAAGGCCTGAACAAATTAGAGGACCCGATCCTGCTGACCGGACAATATCTGCGCGATCTGGAGGAAGGTATCATAACCTTGGAACGCGACGAGCGCGACCTTAAAGCAGCAGCGGCTGTACTTGAGCAGCGTAAACAGGAATATCAACTGCTGGCTGATCGTAGCGAAGCTGAAGCAGTTACGTCGATGGGGCAAGGAAATGAAGATGCAGCCAGATTTGCAGTATTAGCCAAGCTAAAATATATGGAGAGCGCACAGGAATGTGCCACTGGTCTGGAAGAAACCCGTCATAGACTAGCATCTTTGGAAGCAAATATCCATAGCGCCAAAGAAGAGCATACCCGGCTGAAAGCGAAAAGAAACGAATTGGCCGCCCGCGCCCGCAAAGCGGCAGGCAAAACAAGCCCTCCAAACACAGGTCATGGACAAGGCCATAACGTCAGAGGCCGCGTTCATAACTTAAATACCAGTGCGGCCTCGCGCGGCTTCGAGCGAATGGAAGATAAAATTACGGAATGGGAAGCTGCCGCAGCCAACTTATTCCACCCTTCCGATACAACTGCAGAGAGCAAAAATATAAACGCAGATTCCGCCTTGAACAGTGTTGTGGATGCCGAGTTGGAACGTATTCGCGCTCGGAAGAACGACAGTAACAAGTAG
- the phnW gene encoding 2-aminoethylphosphonate--pyruvate transaminase, with product MREHYLLLTPGPLSTTPSVKAVMLKDWCTWDDTYKHIVQLIRSKLLHLGRASETRYTSVLMQGSGTFGIEATIGTVIPQAGKLLILANGVYGTRIEEIARVLGISYRTLEFAPNQRVDVEQVNAVMEQDTAITHVAFVHCETTTGILNPLEQLVHTIKRHGKIAIVDAMSSFGGLAIEVEKWGIDYLISSSNKCIQGVPGFSFILSKKEELAKCKDNARSLSLDLYDQWQVMDQEEGKWRFTSPTHVVRAFYQALLELEAEGGVERRYARYLENQQTLVRLMEHAGFKAYLPEALQSPIITTFLYPDLEHFTFESMYLFLKEQGYVIYPGKLSDTQVFRIGSIGDVHVEDMVSLCAAILSYATNNGE from the coding sequence ATGAGAGAACACTATTTATTATTAACACCGGGCCCGCTATCAACAACACCTTCCGTCAAAGCAGTGATGCTGAAGGATTGGTGTACCTGGGATGATACTTATAAACATATCGTTCAGTTGATTCGCAGCAAATTGCTTCATTTAGGCAGGGCCTCTGAAACCCGTTATACGTCAGTGTTAATGCAAGGAAGTGGAACCTTCGGAATCGAAGCAACGATTGGCACAGTGATTCCTCAGGCAGGAAAACTCCTCATTCTGGCTAATGGAGTGTATGGCACACGGATCGAGGAAATTGCGCGGGTACTCGGAATCAGTTACAGAACTTTAGAATTTGCCCCGAATCAAAGGGTTGATGTAGAGCAAGTGAATGCCGTTATGGAGCAGGATACAGCGATTACCCATGTGGCCTTCGTACATTGTGAGACAACAACAGGTATTCTAAATCCGCTCGAACAGCTGGTACACACGATAAAGAGGCACGGAAAAATAGCGATTGTAGATGCGATGAGCAGCTTCGGAGGCCTTGCAATAGAAGTTGAGAAGTGGGGCATTGATTATCTGATTAGCAGCTCGAATAAATGTATTCAAGGCGTACCTGGCTTCAGTTTTATTCTCAGTAAAAAGGAAGAATTGGCCAAGTGTAAGGATAATGCAAGGTCATTATCCTTAGATCTATATGATCAATGGCAAGTGATGGATCAAGAGGAGGGGAAATGGCGGTTCACCTCTCCGACGCATGTGGTACGGGCCTTCTATCAGGCCTTGCTTGAATTAGAAGCAGAGGGCGGAGTAGAGCGGCGTTATGCAAGATACCTTGAGAATCAACAAACGTTAGTTCGTTTAATGGAGCATGCAGGATTTAAGGCCTACCTGCCGGAAGCGCTGCAATCACCGATTATCACCACGTTTTTGTATCCGGACTTAGAACATTTTACCTTTGAGTCTATGTATCTTTTTCTTAAAGAGCAAGGGTATGTAATCTATCCTGGTAAATTAAGCGACACACAGGTATTCCGAATCGGTTCAATTGGAGATGTACATGTAGAAGATATGGTAAGTCTGTGTGCGGCAATATTATCCTATGCGACAAACAATGGGGAATGA
- a CDS encoding ABC transporter permease subunit, with amino-acid sequence MNLWKFSKKNLIHFFMILLMLPIVFMIIWLFVSSVYNYNSGRFSWANWQFLTRSFELEGISFPIIWPIVLNTVVFGLLITVIDLLVAIPAAYAFSRLNFFGKGFALKFLFIMGSFPGITLLITSFFIMMYLGLLNTVFAVVVLSAAGMIPWHVYILKGFFDEVSWDLEFSGMIDGCSRFKCLYQIILPNMLSGISAIAIYAFMGAYGEWLLIKLFIFDNTKLTLAGYLAKVIFTDDDKVTNIGLITAIGLFYTIPIGIFYLFTQSTMMKVTIGGSKGV; translated from the coding sequence ATGAACTTATGGAAATTCAGCAAAAAGAACCTGATTCATTTCTTTATGATCCTCTTAATGCTGCCTATCGTTTTTATGATCATTTGGTTATTTGTATCGTCTGTATACAACTATAACTCAGGTAGATTTTCTTGGGCGAATTGGCAGTTTCTAACGAGGTCATTTGAACTTGAAGGAATAAGTTTCCCCATCATTTGGCCGATTGTGCTAAACACAGTTGTTTTTGGGCTTCTTATCACGGTGATTGACCTCCTTGTCGCTATTCCAGCAGCGTATGCCTTTTCTAGGTTAAATTTTTTTGGCAAGGGATTTGCTTTGAAATTTCTGTTTATCATGGGGTCATTTCCTGGCATTACGCTGTTGATCACAAGTTTTTTCATAATGATGTACTTAGGATTGCTCAATACCGTATTTGCGGTTGTTGTTCTATCTGCAGCAGGAATGATTCCTTGGCATGTTTATATCCTAAAGGGATTCTTTGATGAAGTATCCTGGGACTTGGAATTTTCCGGCATGATTGATGGATGCAGTCGTTTCAAATGTCTTTATCAAATTATACTTCCTAATATGCTGTCAGGAATTTCTGCGATCGCCATCTACGCTTTTATGGGTGCTTATGGAGAATGGCTGCTAATTAAGCTGTTTATTTTCGATAACACAAAGTTGACGCTGGCCGGATATTTGGCCAAAGTTATTTTCACGGATGATGATAAGGTTACGAATATTGGATTAATAACAGCCATTGGACTCTTCTATACCATACCGATCGGCATATTTTATCTATTCACCCAAAGTACTATGATGAAGGTGACCATAGGAGGTTCCAAAGGCGTATGA
- a CDS encoding ABC transporter ATP-binding protein, protein MIKLEAISKKFGDTTALENVSLDIKRGEFVALLGPSGCGKSTTLMILAGLLRPSSGKVYFDGKMVNDVEPKDRDIGMVFQSYALYPHMSVIDNIAFPLKQRKVKKKERYQKAQEIAAMLQIDQLTDRMPSQLSGGQQQRVAMARALAKDPLFLLLDEPMSNLDARLKVDVRDEIRRLQLKLGITTIIVTHDQEEAMAVADKIAILQNGKIQQYGTPEELFMKPVNLFVAHFMGNPPMNILKCDFLRNGNERILSGDGFVYKIQSTKKLSSEFKGSKVALGARPHHIQISKVPQENTIPAKVVLVEQLGREKLIKVVLGDSENTMNFIRILSPTELNVTYDERVYLTLDSEAIHIFDEETGKVIT, encoded by the coding sequence ATGATAAAACTAGAGGCAATATCGAAGAAATTTGGCGATACAACGGCGCTTGAAAATGTCAGCTTGGATATTAAGCGAGGTGAATTCGTCGCTCTACTAGGACCATCTGGTTGCGGCAAGTCCACCACGTTAATGATCCTGGCCGGACTTCTGCGACCGAGCAGCGGGAAAGTTTATTTTGACGGAAAAATGGTAAATGATGTGGAACCAAAGGATAGAGATATTGGTATGGTATTTCAAAGTTACGCCCTTTATCCTCATATGTCGGTGATCGATAATATCGCATTTCCGTTAAAGCAACGTAAAGTAAAGAAGAAGGAACGATATCAAAAAGCCCAAGAGATTGCTGCTATGCTGCAAATTGATCAATTAACCGATCGGATGCCAAGCCAGCTTTCAGGTGGACAGCAGCAGCGCGTTGCGATGGCTCGAGCTCTTGCTAAAGACCCCTTGTTCCTGCTGTTGGATGAACCGATGTCCAATCTCGATGCACGCTTAAAGGTGGATGTCCGCGATGAAATTCGTCGACTGCAGCTGAAACTGGGAATTACAACGATAATAGTGACACATGATCAGGAAGAAGCGATGGCGGTTGCCGATAAAATCGCGATCCTGCAAAACGGGAAAATTCAGCAGTACGGTACACCGGAAGAATTATTTATGAAACCAGTTAATTTGTTTGTCGCGCACTTTATGGGCAATCCGCCGATGAATATATTAAAATGTGACTTCCTTCGTAACGGCAATGAACGCATATTAAGTGGAGATGGCTTTGTTTATAAAATTCAATCGACCAAAAAATTAAGTAGTGAATTTAAAGGATCAAAGGTAGCCCTAGGGGCAAGGCCTCATCATATTCAGATTTCCAAAGTGCCGCAGGAGAATACAATTCCGGCTAAGGTCGTTCTGGTGGAGCAGCTTGGTCGGGAGAAATTGATCAAGGTAGTATTAGGAGATAGTGAAAACACGATGAATTTTATTCGTATATTGAGTCCAACTGAGCTCAATGTAACGTATGATGAACGCGTTTATCTTACTCTTGACTCTGAGGCTATTCATATTTTCGATGAAGAAACCGGCAAGGTGATAACCTAA
- a CDS encoding sugar ABC transporter permease: MNLARLKKKSYPYLFLAPFAVLTLLFFVIPALATLWMAATNLDRKMKADFIGFGNFQRILADINLWPIIKVTLIYVFFSLVLTVAFSLLLAICTQYLVKNKKLGALYRVIWLIPSTMPGLVYVVFWKYIFNPTPGGFANKVVMYFGLEQPISWFNDAGLLIIIIAGVISGASGGMILFSASINSIPEDVYRAARVDGAKDRSIIRDIILPALKWPIMYVTVTSTIGLFASYNFILLATRGGPVVDTTTLALYGYQQAFNGLEYGYGAAISVIVVVISLLLTLLLFRLFDFNKLIRPPRIED, from the coding sequence ATGAATTTAGCTAGATTGAAAAAAAAATCTTACCCCTATTTGTTTTTGGCACCGTTTGCTGTCTTAACCCTACTGTTCTTTGTCATTCCTGCATTAGCAACGTTATGGATGGCCGCAACCAATTTAGATCGTAAGATGAAAGCCGATTTCATCGGGTTTGGGAACTTCCAAAGAATACTTGCTGATATTAATTTATGGCCGATCATCAAGGTAACGTTGATTTATGTGTTTTTCTCATTAGTGCTTACTGTCGCCTTCAGCTTGCTCTTAGCCATTTGCACACAGTATCTGGTGAAGAATAAAAAATTAGGTGCCCTTTATCGTGTCATTTGGCTAATTCCAAGCACCATGCCTGGCTTAGTGTATGTTGTATTCTGGAAATATATATTTAACCCGACACCAGGCGGATTTGCCAATAAAGTGGTAATGTACTTTGGACTCGAACAACCGATATCGTGGTTTAATGATGCAGGACTGCTCATTATTATTATTGCCGGGGTGATCTCAGGGGCTTCGGGAGGCATGATTCTATTCTCTGCTTCGATCAATTCCATTCCCGAAGATGTATATAGAGCAGCAAGGGTAGATGGAGCCAAAGATCGATCGATTATTAGGGACATCATTCTTCCTGCGTTAAAATGGCCGATTATGTACGTTACCGTGACTTCAACGATTGGGTTATTTGCAAGTTATAACTTTATTTTGCTTGCTACAAGAGGCGGCCCGGTGGTGGATACGACAACATTGGCTCTTTATGGTTACCAGCAGGCATTTAATGGATTGGAATATGGATATGGCGCAGCCATATCGGTCATTGTCGTGGTCATTTCACTTCTTCTAACGCTGCTATTGTTCCGCTTGTTTGATTTCAATAAACTGATTCGTCCTCCCCGGATAGAAGACTGA